The following proteins are co-located in the Saccharomycodes ludwigii strain NBRC 1722 chromosome V, whole genome shotgun sequence genome:
- the RBA50 gene encoding Rba50p (similar to Saccharomyces cerevisiae YDR527W | RBA50 | RNA polymerase II (B) Associated protein) encodes MDLLGDVVERKSTSDTNDDSTVYSSNNNGFPELFKPNKMSSWKERLQNKRKKQNKESMTNNLTEAEKIHLENVKLMMQMSPEQLAKERKELLDSLNPKVLEKLINRIDDRKKNTKGVNNATDASTKNIPIFTEIDSIGDKHWIGGTREFPDLPKLDDAAVDKALGIVSLDTNPNEDTLQDNTANQFVNDEQDAIAPQEYQFIQQMDHMTNEELLKDVHFIKPNTDELEKTMKKLELNDPDFQDKLKELYFPDLPTEIDKLEWMKPLETKSTTTVIDNVGDIRFDFNGNLIPPQIEVKSTFDGLHHHSKKAELKGYTVEELGILSRSTMPSQRCYAIQTLGRILYKLGKQSYYELVPEVDVETFEKLGGTVEGTVTEIYSQFWDLIIMCHIISNLQEASSSKNLSVKNYAIRALWLWKKGGGDFRKKKKESSSNTITNR; translated from the coding sequence ATGGATTTATTGGGTGATGTTGTAGAAAGAAAGTCAACAAGTGACACAAATGATGATAGTACTGTTTACTCCAGCAATAATAACGGGTTTCCAGAGTTATTTAAACCCAATAAAATGTCTTCTTGGAAAGAAAGGTtgcaaaataaaagaaagaaacaaaacaagGAGAGTATGACCAATAACTTAACTGAGGCAGAAAAGATTCATTTGGAAAATGTCAAACTGATGATGCAAATGTCACCTGAACAATTAGctaaagaaagaaaagaattattagaCTCTTTGAACCCTAAAGTTTTAGAGAAGTTGATTAATAGAATAGatgatagaaaaaaaaatacaaaaggTGTAAATAATGCTACCGACGCCAGCACTAAAAATATTCCCATTTTTACAGAAATAGATAGTATTGGTGATAAACATTGGATTGGTGGTACGAGAGAATTTCCTGATTTACCTAAATTGGATGATGCTGCAGTGGATAAAGCTTTGGGAATAGTTTCCTTGGACACTAATCCTAACGAGGACACGCTACAGGACAACACTGCGAATCAATTTGTAAATGACGAACAAGATGCTATTGCTCCCCAAGAATATCAATTCATCCAACAAATGGACCACATGACGAAtgaagaattattaaaagatgtacattttattaaaccaAACACTGatgaattagaaaaaactatgaaaaaattagaattaaATGATCCAGATTTCCaagataaattaaaagagtTATATTTTCCAGACTTACCCACAGAGATAGACAAGTTAGAGTGGATGAAACCGTTAGAAACAAAGTCCACAACAACAGTAATAGATAATGTTGGCGATATAAGATTCGATTTTAATGGAAATTTAATACCACCACAAATAGAAGTCAAAAGCACATTTGATGGATTGCACCACCATTCTAAAAAAGCTGAGTTAAAAGGATACACTGTTGAGGAGTTGGGAATTTTGAGTAGATCAACTATGCCTAGCCAAAGGTGTTATGCTATCCAAACATTGGGTCGTATTTTGTATAAGTTGGGTAAGCAAAGTTATTATGAGTTAGTCCCGGAAGTCGATGTTGAaacatttgaaaaattgggAGGCACTGTTGAGGGAACTGTCACTGAAATATATTCTCAATTTTGggatttaataataatgtgccatattattagtaatcTACAAGAAGCTAGTAGTAGTAAAAATCTAAGTGTCAAGAATTATGCGATACGTGCTCTATGGCTATGGAAAAAGGGTGGTGGTGATTTcaggaagaaaaagaaagaatcTTCTAGTAATACAATCACAAACAGATAG
- the SNA2 gene encoding Sna2p (similar to Saccharomyces cerevisiae YDR525W-A | SNA2 | Sensitivity to NA+) → MHARDWFLVFIAIFLPPVAVWIKRGFFTKDFLINILLFILGFFPGLIHALYVISKHPYEESGYHSSIDGHTNGGQYGSIV, encoded by the coding sequence atgCATGCTCGCGATTGgtttttagtttttattgcaatatttttaccaCCTGTGGCTGTTTGGATAAAAAGAGGTTTTTTTACTaaagattttttgattaatattttattatttatattaggGTTTTTCCCAGGGTTAATTCATGCTTTGTATGTGATCAGTAAACATCCATACGAGGAGAGTGGCTATCACTCATCTATTGATGGCCACACCAACGGGGGCCAGTATGGTTCAAtagtataa